One genomic segment of Marinitoga piezophila KA3 includes these proteins:
- a CDS encoding ABC transporter permease — protein sequence MNIANQEFSNKFKNMLKNPSLIILLILIFISLFIFIIFPLLKVFIISFTDNENNFSLQTYKDMLSNDYMKQGFRNSILVASLTAILGTLIGYLYAYTINRADIPFKRFFRTIAVIPMVFPPFIGALSIIMLFGFNGLITAKIFGIRTFPVYGLWGLLIAQIITFFPVAFITLDGVISTISPTLEDAAFNLKATRLQVFLKVVLPLSIPGIASTMLVLFIESLADFGNPLILAGSRFPILSVQAYLQITGMFDLRSGAALAVWLLLPSLIAFIIQKYWIGKKKYITVTGKPNTSQLKSVSKGAKWVLFSLCMIVSLFILLIYVTIFWGAFTKIWGMNNEFTLENFKYVFDVGREAIKDTLTIALTSTPISALLGMIIAFLIVRKTFPGKRTLEFVSLLNFAVPGTVVGIGYILAFNSKPLLLTGTFAILVLNFIFRYVPVGIQSGISLLNQVDPAIEEAAYTLGANDRQVFSKITLPLIVPAFFSALVYSFVRAMTAISAAIFLVSADWNLMTVQILSQTDSGRLSEACAFSVILIMIIIIFISLLKVFLKNKVSLMNENFASE from the coding sequence ATGAATATCGCTAATCAAGAGTTTTCAAATAAATTCAAAAATATGCTGAAGAACCCTTCATTAATTATATTGCTTATTCTAATATTTATATCGCTATTTATATTTATAATTTTTCCATTATTGAAGGTCTTTATAATAAGCTTTACAGATAATGAAAACAATTTTTCATTGCAGACATATAAGGATATGTTATCCAATGATTATATGAAACAGGGATTTAGAAACAGTATTCTTGTAGCCTCTTTAACAGCTATTTTAGGAACATTAATAGGATATTTATATGCATATACAATAAACAGGGCAGATATACCTTTTAAACGGTTTTTCAGAACAATTGCAGTAATTCCAATGGTTTTCCCACCATTTATAGGGGCATTGTCAATAATAATGCTTTTTGGTTTTAATGGTTTAATTACTGCAAAAATCTTTGGTATAAGAACCTTCCCTGTTTATGGATTATGGGGATTATTAATAGCACAAATAATTACTTTTTTCCCTGTAGCCTTTATAACCTTAGATGGTGTAATCTCAACAATCTCACCAACACTGGAAGATGCTGCTTTTAATTTAAAAGCAACAAGATTACAGGTATTCCTTAAGGTTGTTCTTCCATTATCTATTCCGGGAATAGCCAGTACAATGCTTGTATTATTTATAGAATCGCTTGCAGACTTTGGTAATCCTTTAATATTAGCTGGTTCAAGATTTCCTATTCTTTCTGTTCAGGCATATCTTCAAATAACCGGCATGTTCGATTTGAGAAGCGGTGCAGCTCTTGCTGTATGGTTATTATTACCTTCTTTAATAGCCTTTATCATACAAAAATACTGGATAGGAAAGAAAAAATATATTACTGTTACCGGAAAACCAAATACATCTCAATTAAAAAGCGTTAGCAAAGGTGCAAAATGGGTATTATTTTCCCTGTGCATGATAGTCTCATTATTCATATTATTAATCTATGTAACCATTTTCTGGGGTGCATTTACAAAAATATGGGGTATGAATAATGAATTTACATTGGAGAACTTTAAATATGTATTTGACGTTGGAAGAGAAGCTATTAAAGATACGCTTACAATTGCTTTAACTTCCACTCCTATTTCTGCATTACTTGGAATGATTATTGCATTCTTAATTGTACGAAAAACATTTCCCGGTAAAAGAACCTTGGAGTTTGTCTCGTTATTAAACTTTGCAGTTCCGGGAACTGTAGTTGGTATTGGATATATATTAGCATTTAATTCAAAGCCATTGTTATTAACAGGGACTTTTGCGATACTTGTATTGAATTTTATATTTAGATATGTGCCAGTAGGTATTCAATCTGGAATTTCACTTTTAAATCAGGTAGATCCGGCAATAGAAGAGGCTGCATATACACTTGGAGCTAATGATAGACAGGTATTTTCAAAGATTACTTTACCTCTCATTGTTCCTGCATTTTTTTCAGCTCTTGTATATTCATTTGTGAGGGCAATGACGGCAATTAGTGCTGCTATATTCCTTGTTTCTGCGGATTGGAATTTAATGACTGTTCAAATATTAAGCCAAACGGATTCAGGAAGATTATCAGAAGCATGTGCATTTTCTGTAATTTTAATAATGATAATTATAATATTTATTTCCCTATTAAAGGTATTCTTAAAAAATAAAGTTTCTCTGATGAATGAAAATTTTGCTTCAGAATAG
- a CDS encoding ABC transporter ATP-binding protein yields the protein MSLELKNIYKIFKSEGTETVAVNDFNLKVEEGQLVTFLGPSGCGKTTTLRMIAGFEIPTNGRIFLNGEDITNMPPNKRDISMMFQSYALFPHMTIKENIEFGLKLKKLSRNEITEKVKRIIELTNLEGMENRRPDQISGGQQQRVALARSLVMEPKVLLFDEPLSNLDAKLRESMRSEIRRIQKELNITSIYVTHDQIEAMSISDVIVVMNQGKIMQVGNPLEIYSKPKNKFVADFIGKVNFIEGKVIEKKDDEYVIFNESLNQSFTGIGGEEFSINDSVLIALRPEAINTEPKENNITGIIKKLVFLGAHVEYQVELKDGQTIDIVLFNPIENEIPPIGKEIKLYFSKKAAWIIKNN from the coding sequence ATGAGTTTAGAATTAAAGAATATTTATAAAATATTTAAAAGCGAAGGGACAGAAACAGTTGCTGTAAATGATTTTAATCTAAAAGTAGAAGAAGGGCAATTGGTAACCTTTTTAGGGCCTTCAGGTTGTGGAAAAACCACTACATTAAGGATGATTGCAGGATTTGAAATTCCTACCAATGGAAGGATATTTCTCAATGGAGAGGATATTACCAATATGCCACCAAACAAGAGAGATATCTCTATGATGTTTCAAAGCTATGCGTTATTTCCTCATATGACTATAAAAGAAAATATAGAATTTGGTTTAAAATTAAAAAAATTATCAAGAAATGAAATAACTGAAAAAGTGAAAAGAATAATAGAATTAACCAATCTTGAAGGCATGGAAAACAGAAGACCTGACCAAATTTCCGGTGGTCAACAACAGCGTGTTGCACTTGCAAGAAGTCTTGTTATGGAACCAAAGGTATTGTTATTTGATGAACCACTTTCAAATCTTGATGCCAAACTTCGTGAAAGTATGCGTTCTGAAATTAGAAGAATACAAAAGGAACTCAATATTACCAGTATATACGTAACTCATGATCAAATAGAAGCAATGAGCATTTCAGATGTTATTGTTGTAATGAATCAGGGAAAAATTATGCAGGTTGGGAATCCTCTTGAAATATATTCAAAACCCAAAAACAAATTTGTTGCAGATTTTATTGGAAAGGTTAATTTCATAGAAGGCAAGGTTATAGAAAAAAAAGATGATGAATATGTCATATTCAATGAATCGCTTAATCAAAGTTTTACAGGAATTGGTGGTGAAGAATTCAGTATAAATGATTCCGTATTAATTGCCTTACGACCTGAAGCTATAAATACAGAGCCTAAGGAAAACAATATAACCGGAATTATAAAAAAGTTGGTATTTCTTGGTGCGCATGTAGAGTATCAAGTGGAATTAAAAGATGGTCAAACAATAGATATAGTACTCTTTAATCCTATTGAAAATGAAATCCCACCAATTGGCAAAGAAATAAAATTATATTTCAGCAAAAAAGCTGCATGGATAATAAAGAATAATTAA
- a CDS encoding ABC transporter substrate-binding protein — MKKSIFLVVLLIVGIMVFSANVVKAYTTLEEPLAKELFDRFEEETGIKVEWVRLSTGETVARLEAERENPQASIWVGGVGLGHVEAKQKGLTTPYKSPLAQYTPAQFRDPENYWIGLYIGVLAFATNEERAKELGLEAPKGWFDIIDSKYKGLVRVANPNTSGTAYNVITTIYHLFHEDEELTFMFLHHLDRSIDQYTKSGSAGGKQAAIGEIPFAIGYAHDLFKLIANGAPLKVTVPEEGTGFELASMSLIKNGPNPVNAKKLYNWMLQKEAQAMIAKWFVIPVSKLAPKDKAPLNIDDLRIVNQNFVWDAANRERLVERWNKEIGAK, encoded by the coding sequence ATGAAAAAGAGTATTTTTTTGGTAGTTTTGTTAATCGTTGGCATTATGGTATTTTCAGCAAATGTGGTAAAGGCTTATACAACGCTTGAAGAACCGCTTGCCAAGGAATTATTTGACAGATTTGAAGAAGAAACAGGGATAAAAGTAGAATGGGTAAGATTATCCACAGGTGAAACAGTAGCAAGACTTGAAGCTGAGAGAGAAAATCCACAAGCATCAATTTGGGTAGGAGGAGTAGGTCTTGGACACGTTGAAGCAAAACAAAAGGGTTTAACCACACCTTACAAATCACCTCTTGCACAATATACACCTGCACAGTTTAGAGATCCAGAAAATTATTGGATTGGTTTATATATAGGTGTACTTGCATTTGCTACAAATGAAGAAAGAGCAAAGGAATTAGGTTTAGAAGCACCAAAAGGATGGTTTGATATTATTGATTCAAAGTACAAAGGACTTGTAAGGGTTGCAAATCCTAATACTTCAGGAACAGCATATAATGTTATTACAACAATTTATCATTTATTCCATGAAGACGAAGAATTAACATTTATGTTCTTACATCATCTTGATAGAAGTATAGACCAATATACAAAATCAGGTTCAGCTGGTGGAAAACAGGCTGCTATAGGTGAAATTCCATTTGCAATAGGTTATGCACATGATTTATTTAAATTAATCGCAAACGGTGCTCCATTAAAGGTTACAGTACCAGAAGAAGGAACAGGTTTTGAACTTGCTTCAATGTCATTAATTAAAAACGGACCAAATCCAGTAAATGCAAAGAAATTATATAACTGGATGCTTCAAAAAGAAGCACAGGCTATGATAGCAAAATGGTTTGTAATTCCTGTATCAAAACTTGCTCCAAAGGATAAGGCTCCTTTAAACATTGACGATTTAAGAATTGTAAATCAGAATTTTGTATGGGATGCTGCAAACAGAGAAAGATTAGTAGAAAGATGGAATAAAGAAATTGGTGCAAAGTAA
- a CDS encoding ABC transporter permease, with product MFTKKKIIYFLLFLLIVASADIWIFSSIKDSYTKIINDNILETGKIIFSSVSDKTEDIDSWISNVENNYENIRIIYIKGLPQFEETTEFYKDKEFYEFYKSKLSDPIFEKGLESAVYSEYFLTDNMYSLDNSQYKIVFAPILTSEYDIVGIGIMFFNMEGYLKFYRLLNIFAVSIIMAFVLVYGIILFSRDPVMNFIILGLFVIVGIFTAYPLFEAVRLTFIKNGEFSMEIWKKILTTDQYLKAFWGSIKLGISTATLSTLIGFLFAFTLTRTSIKGKKFFSTMATLPVISPPFSLTLSILLLFGNNGLITKKILHLQNFSIYGLTGLTLVQTMGMFPIAYLTMAGILHAIDSTLEDAALDLNASKLKTFLTVTLPLSVPGILSAWLLVFTNSLADFANPLILSGNYRVLSVEAYLEVTGMNRLGNGAALSLLLLMPTITAFLVQRFWVSKKSFVTVTGKPSPRITELVSKTVKVTLVTLMVLIVVFLISLYGTIVAGCFVRNWGIDYTFTLENIKEALQRGKDAITDTVTLATIATPLAGILAMLTALILVRKNFKGKRIFEILIMAPFAIPGTLIGISYILAFNKPPLILVGTGAIIVINYIIRELPVGVEGGVAALRQIDPSIEEAAQDLGADVPTVFKTIVLPLLRPAFISSLSYTFVRSMTAVSAVIFLISAKWYHITVLIYNFSENLRFGLASVLATTLIIIVLIAFGLMRLIVRQSETLEKTVSGER from the coding sequence ATGTTCACAAAAAAGAAGATAATATACTTTCTATTATTTTTACTTATTGTTGCTTCTGCAGATATATGGATATTCTCCAGCATAAAGGATTCATATACAAAAATAATAAATGATAATATTCTTGAAACTGGAAAGATAATATTTTCTTCTGTTTCTGATAAAACAGAGGATATTGATTCATGGATTTCTAACGTCGAAAATAATTATGAAAATATAAGAATTATATATATAAAAGGTCTTCCTCAATTTGAGGAAACTACAGAGTTTTATAAAGATAAAGAATTTTATGAATTTTATAAATCTAAACTTTCCGATCCTATTTTTGAAAAAGGATTAGAAAGTGCTGTATATAGCGAATACTTTTTAACGGATAATATGTATTCGTTAGATAATTCGCAGTATAAGATAGTTTTTGCCCCAATATTAACTTCTGAGTATGATATAGTAGGAATAGGAATAATGTTTTTTAATATGGAAGGATATTTAAAATTCTATAGACTATTAAATATTTTTGCTGTTTCAATAATTATGGCATTTGTTTTAGTATATGGGATTATTCTCTTTTCAAGAGATCCTGTAATGAATTTTATTATATTAGGATTATTTGTTATTGTAGGTATATTCACTGCATATCCTCTTTTCGAAGCAGTAAGGCTTACATTTATAAAAAACGGTGAGTTTTCCATGGAAATATGGAAAAAAATACTCACCACTGATCAATATTTAAAGGCTTTCTGGGGAAGTATTAAACTTGGTATTTCAACTGCCACACTTTCAACATTAATAGGCTTTCTATTTGCATTTACCTTAACAAGAACATCTATAAAAGGAAAGAAATTTTTCAGCACAATGGCTACATTACCTGTTATTTCTCCACCATTTTCTTTAACATTATCCATATTATTGCTATTTGGAAACAATGGACTTATCACAAAAAAAATATTGCATTTGCAAAATTTTAGTATATACGGTTTAACGGGATTAACCCTTGTTCAAACAATGGGAATGTTCCCAATAGCCTATTTAACAATGGCAGGAATACTTCATGCAATAGATTCAACATTGGAAGATGCTGCACTTGATTTAAACGCATCAAAATTAAAAACATTCTTAACGGTTACATTACCGTTGTCAGTACCAGGAATATTAAGCGCCTGGCTTCTTGTATTTACCAATTCACTTGCTGATTTTGCAAATCCATTGATATTATCTGGAAATTATAGAGTACTTTCTGTTGAGGCTTATCTTGAAGTTACTGGTATGAATAGATTGGGAAATGGTGCAGCATTATCATTGTTGTTATTAATGCCAACCATTACTGCTTTTCTTGTTCAGAGATTCTGGGTATCAAAAAAATCATTTGTTACCGTAACAGGAAAACCTTCACCACGTATTACTGAATTGGTATCAAAAACTGTTAAAGTAACTTTGGTAACCTTAATGGTATTAATAGTGGTATTTTTGATTTCATTATACGGTACAATTGTAGCTGGATGTTTCGTGAGAAATTGGGGTATTGATTATACATTTACACTCGAAAACATCAAAGAGGCTCTTCAAAGAGGTAAAGATGCAATTACAGACACTGTAACGCTTGCAACAATTGCAACACCTCTTGCTGGAATTCTTGCAATGCTCACAGCATTAATTCTTGTTAGAAAAAACTTTAAAGGAAAGAGAATATTTGAAATACTTATAATGGCTCCATTTGCTATTCCTGGAACATTAATAGGTATCAGTTATATTCTTGCATTTAATAAACCACCATTAATATTAGTAGGAACAGGAGCTATTATAGTTATAAATTATATTATCAGGGAATTGCCTGTTGGCGTTGAAGGCGGAGTTGCAGCATTAAGACAAATAGATCCATCAATAGAAGAGGCTGCTCAAGATCTTGGTGCCGATGTACCAACGGTATTTAAAACTATAGTATTGCCATTATTAAGGCCTGCATTTATTTCAAGTTTATCCTACACATTTGTCAGGTCAATGACAGCTGTTAGTGCTGTAATATTCTTAATATCAGCAAAATGGTATCACATTACTGTTTTGATATATAATTTCTCAGAAAATCTGAGATTTGGTTTAGCCAGTGTTCTTGCAACAACATTAATCATTATAGTGCTTATAGCCTTCGGATTAATGCGATTAATAGTAAGACAAAGTGAAACACTTGAAAAAACCGTTTCCGGTGAGAGGTGA
- a CDS encoding ABC transporter ATP-binding protein — MKKKQVSLRLENVTKIFKDRKNNTEVIAVNNSTFEIKPGELITLLGPSGCGKTTTLRMVAGFELPTKGKIYIGNEDVTFLPPNKRDTATVFQSYGLFPHMTVFDNVAYGLKLRKLSREEIEKRVFEALEMVGLKDLASRAPSRLSGGQQQRVALARSIIVEPAILLLDEPLSNLDALLREQMRIEIKKIQRKLGITAIYVTHDRVEAMSLSDRIIVMKDGKIMQIGTPVEIYEDPISKFVAGFIGKVAFFTVDVIGKENDNIVIDFKGRKLIMKKYDKELNSGDKGVLMARPESLILKEEKEGLIEGRIKINVYLGNTVESFIDTEYGEIMVQIDNPGQKKIFPEGAAVSIDIVPELCKVFKE; from the coding sequence ATGAAGAAAAAACAGGTATCCTTAAGATTGGAAAATGTAACTAAAATATTCAAGGACAGGAAAAATAATACAGAGGTAATAGCAGTAAACAATTCTACCTTTGAAATAAAACCAGGAGAACTCATTACATTGCTTGGACCTTCTGGTTGCGGAAAAACTACTACATTGCGTATGGTTGCCGGATTTGAATTACCAACGAAAGGAAAAATATATATAGGAAATGAAGACGTAACTTTCCTACCTCCTAATAAAAGAGATACTGCAACTGTTTTCCAGAGTTATGGATTGTTTCCACATATGACAGTATTTGACAATGTAGCATATGGTTTGAAATTAAGAAAATTATCCAGGGAAGAAATAGAAAAGCGTGTTTTTGAAGCGCTTGAAATGGTTGGATTAAAGGATTTAGCATCAAGGGCACCATCAAGACTATCAGGAGGACAACAACAAAGGGTTGCGCTGGCACGTTCAATTATAGTAGAACCGGCTATATTGCTCCTTGATGAACCACTCTCCAATTTAGATGCTTTACTCAGGGAACAAATGAGAATTGAAATTAAAAAAATACAGAGAAAATTAGGAATTACAGCTATATATGTTACGCATGATCGTGTTGAAGCAATGAGTTTGTCTGACAGAATAATAGTAATGAAAGATGGAAAAATTATGCAAATTGGAACACCTGTTGAAATATATGAAGATCCAATCTCTAAATTTGTAGCCGGATTTATAGGGAAGGTTGCCTTTTTTACAGTTGATGTAATAGGAAAAGAAAATGACAATATAGTAATTGATTTTAAAGGAAGAAAATTAATTATGAAAAAGTATGATAAAGAGTTAAATAGCGGAGATAAAGGTGTTTTAATGGCAAGACCAGAGTCTCTAATTTTAAAAGAAGAAAAAGAAGGGTTAATAGAAGGAAGGATAAAAATAAATGTATATCTCGGAAATACTGTAGAATCATTTATTGATACAGAATACGGTGAAATAATGGTTCAAATTGATAATCCTGGACAAAAAAAGATTTTCCCGGAAGGTGCTGCAGTTTCTATAGACATTGTCCCTGAATTGTGTAAGGTATTTAAGGAATAA
- a CDS encoding TlyA family RNA methyltransferase, with protein sequence MDIFLVNNKYVDSREKAQRLIKEGKVYVNNQKITKPSKKVDENATIKITETEKYVSRAAYKLLKAIKEFQPKINNKICVDIGSSTGGFTQVLLENGAKKVYCIDSGTNQLHESLRNNEKIVLMENTNARYLRKEDFESVEFFTSDVSFISITKIIPSIKEITANNAEGIILIKPQFELEPSKLSKGIVKKEEYREEAIKKVFNSLIENGFEIKGMVESPIRGKDGNIEYLVYIKKIN encoded by the coding sequence TTGGATATATTTTTAGTTAATAATAAATACGTTGATTCACGTGAAAAAGCACAAAGGCTTATAAAAGAAGGAAAGGTTTATGTAAATAATCAAAAAATTACAAAACCATCTAAAAAAGTAGATGAAAATGCTACAATAAAAATTACAGAAACAGAAAAATACGTAAGCAGAGCTGCATATAAATTATTAAAGGCTATTAAAGAATTTCAACCTAAAATAAATAACAAAATATGTGTAGACATTGGTTCCTCTACAGGAGGATTTACTCAGGTATTACTGGAAAATGGTGCAAAAAAAGTTTACTGTATAGATTCAGGAACAAATCAGCTTCATGAAAGCTTAAGAAATAACGAAAAAATAGTTTTAATGGAAAACACAAATGCTCGATACCTTAGAAAAGAAGATTTTGAATCTGTAGAATTTTTTACCAGTGATGTTTCTTTTATTTCAATTACAAAAATTATTCCATCAATAAAAGAAATTACTGCTAATAATGCAGAGGGAATAATACTCATAAAACCTCAATTTGAATTGGAACCATCAAAATTATCAAAAGGTATAGTTAAAAAGGAAGAATATAGAGAAGAAGCTATAAAAAAGGTTTTTAATTCATTAATTGAAAATGGATTTGAAATAAAAGGAATGGTAGAATCGCCAATTAGAGGTAAAGACGGTAATATTGAATATCTGGTCTATATAAAGAAAATCAATTAA
- the guaA gene encoding glutamine-hydrolyzing GMP synthase yields the protein MKKVLIIDYGSQYTQLLARRIREMEIYSEVAPHDAEITNLEDITAIILSGGPKSVNDKDALEIPDWIFKLDVPILGICYGMQALAKKLGGKVEKTEVSEYGKTIIKVSNNVLFSEIPEKIITWMSHGDSVVALPEGSEIIATTYNGINAAVKFSEKIYGIQFHPEVKHTEFGFEILENFLIKIAKLEKNWSLENLIENKIKEIKETVGNSKAIIALSGGVDSSVAAVLVHKAIGEQLKAVFVNHGLMRLNEEIEVKKIFNELLGINLTVVDAQKRFLSKLSGVTDPEKKRKIIGEEFIRVFENEATNEYEFLVQGTIYSDVIESAASGKNTAKIKSHHNVGGLPEDMKFKIIEPLRNLFKDEVREVGKLLGIPEHILYRHPFPGPGLAIRIIGEITEEKLNILKKADHIFIETLKEFNWYNKVWQAFTVLTPIKSVGVVGDERSYDYVLAIRSVDSVEGMTADWSKIPFEILEKASSRIVNEVNGVGRVVYDITSKPPATIEWE from the coding sequence ATGAAAAAAGTATTGATTATTGATTATGGTTCGCAATATACACAACTATTAGCAAGACGTATTAGAGAAATGGAAATCTACTCTGAAGTTGCTCCACATGACGCTGAAATCACCAATTTAGAAGATATAACAGCTATTATACTATCTGGAGGTCCAAAAAGCGTTAACGATAAGGATGCGTTAGAAATTCCTGATTGGATATTCAAGTTAGATGTTCCAATATTGGGAATCTGTTATGGAATGCAGGCATTGGCAAAAAAACTTGGGGGCAAAGTTGAGAAAACAGAAGTTTCTGAATATGGAAAAACAATAATAAAAGTAAGCAATAACGTATTATTCTCAGAAATACCGGAAAAGATTATAACCTGGATGAGCCATGGCGATTCTGTTGTTGCACTTCCAGAAGGAAGCGAAATTATTGCTACTACTTATAATGGTATAAATGCTGCTGTAAAGTTTTCTGAAAAAATTTACGGGATTCAATTTCATCCAGAAGTAAAACACACAGAATTTGGATTTGAAATACTTGAAAATTTCCTCATTAAAATTGCAAAACTGGAAAAAAACTGGTCTCTTGAAAATCTCATCGAAAATAAAATAAAAGAAATAAAAGAAACAGTTGGTAATTCAAAAGCCATCATTGCACTTTCTGGCGGAGTAGATTCTTCTGTTGCTGCAGTATTGGTACACAAAGCCATAGGGGAACAATTGAAAGCAGTGTTCGTAAACCACGGATTAATGAGATTAAATGAAGAAATTGAAGTAAAAAAGATATTCAATGAATTATTAGGTATAAATCTTACAGTTGTAGATGCACAAAAAAGATTTTTATCTAAATTAAGCGGTGTTACTGATCCTGAAAAAAAAAGAAAAATAATAGGAGAAGAGTTTATACGCGTATTTGAAAACGAAGCAACTAATGAATATGAATTTCTCGTTCAGGGAACTATATATTCTGACGTAATTGAAAGTGCCGCATCAGGAAAAAATACGGCAAAAATAAAGAGCCACCACAATGTAGGCGGATTGCCGGAAGATATGAAATTTAAAATAATAGAACCTTTAAGGAATCTTTTCAAAGATGAAGTAAGAGAAGTTGGAAAATTATTGGGAATACCTGAACATATATTATACAGACATCCATTTCCTGGTCCAGGATTGGCAATACGTATAATTGGAGAAATCACAGAAGAAAAGCTAAATATATTAAAAAAAGCGGACCATATATTTATAGAAACATTAAAAGAGTTTAACTGGTATAACAAAGTATGGCAGGCTTTTACTGTTTTAACACCAATAAAGAGCGTTGGCGTTGTTGGCGATGAAAGAAGTTATGATTATGTGCTTGCAATACGCTCTGTAGATAGCGTAGAAGGAAT